One segment of Clostridium ljungdahlii DSM 13528 DNA contains the following:
- a CDS encoding electron transfer flavoprotein subunit alpha/FixB family protein encodes MNFDEYKDVWVFIECFQGQPKNVGFELLGQGRILADSLKQKLCAVVIGSDVEDAVKGAGSHGADKVYVVQGEEYKNYSSDVYGDAFLKLCHKYNPNTILIGATIRGRELGSKIAVSLRTGLTADCTALSVEEDTGNVVWERPAFGGNLYAQILCSDTRPQMGTVRPGAFKKPQENENNRPEIIKETINIDKDSILTKVVDFIKAQEDSGVKLEEAEYIVSGGRGMKNGENFKMLQQLADLLGGTIGASRAAVDSGWIPQTKQVGQTGKTVSPKVYIACGISGAVQHLAGMSSSDTIIAINRDETAPIFEVADYCIVGDLFEVVPALIKEISSVKNL; translated from the coding sequence ATGAATTTCGATGAATATAAAGACGTATGGGTATTTATAGAATGCTTTCAGGGACAACCAAAGAACGTTGGTTTTGAACTGCTGGGACAAGGTAGAATTTTAGCAGATAGCCTAAAGCAGAAATTATGTGCCGTAGTAATAGGCAGTGACGTAGAAGATGCAGTTAAGGGTGCAGGCAGTCATGGAGCAGATAAAGTTTATGTTGTGCAGGGAGAAGAATATAAAAATTATTCTTCAGATGTATATGGAGATGCATTTTTAAAACTCTGTCACAAGTATAACCCAAATACCATTTTAATAGGTGCCACTATAAGGGGCAGAGAACTTGGTTCTAAAATTGCAGTTAGCTTAAGAACAGGTCTTACTGCAGACTGTACTGCTTTAAGTGTAGAAGAGGATACTGGAAATGTTGTATGGGAAAGACCTGCTTTTGGAGGCAATCTCTATGCACAGATACTTTGCAGTGATACTAGACCACAGATGGGAACTGTAAGGCCTGGTGCCTTTAAGAAACCACAAGAAAATGAAAATAACCGTCCAGAAATTATTAAAGAGACTATTAATATAGACAAAGATTCTATTTTAACAAAAGTAGTTGATTTTATTAAAGCCCAAGAAGATTCTGGAGTCAAACTTGAAGAGGCAGAGTATATAGTATCTGGCGGCAGAGGAATGAAAAATGGAGAAAACTTTAAGATGTTACAACAACTTGCAGATTTACTTGGTGGAACAATTGGAGCATCAAGAGCTGCTGTAGATTCTGGATGGATTCCACAGACAAAGCAGGTAGGGCAGACAGGTAAAACAGTTTCTCCAAAAGTATATATTGCATGTGGAATTTCAGGTGCTGTACAGCATTTAGCTGGAATGAGCTCTTCAGATACAATTATTGCAATTAATAGAGATGAAACTGCACCAATATTTGAAGTAGCAGATTATTGTATAGTAGGAGACCTATTTGAAGTCGTTCCAGCACTTATAAAGGAAATTAGTTCAGTAAAAAATCTTTAA
- a CDS encoding electron transfer flavoprotein subunit beta/FixA family protein, producing the protein MNIVVCIKQVPDTTEIKIDPVKNTLIRKGVPSILNPFDKNALEQALRLKDQYGATVTAISMGPDNAKEVLREALSMGADKAYLVTDRAFGGSDTYATSYILSKAIEKLGPFDFVLVGKQAIDGDTGQTGSSIAEHLKISRLSYVLDIKMEGQKCVVKRQVEEGAEIVETKLPVLCTLTKESNKPRYATIKGKIDSLKAEIGEIHLDDIKDIDTTKIGLKGSPTRVKATFTPKRQASGEVMKVVNPEKTAKELVGKLLEAKLV; encoded by the coding sequence ATGAACATCGTTGTTTGTATAAAACAGGTTCCTGATACAACAGAAATTAAAATTGATCCAGTTAAAAATACATTAATTCGAAAAGGCGTTCCAAGTATTCTAAATCCATTTGACAAAAATGCATTAGAGCAGGCACTTCGTTTAAAAGATCAATATGGAGCTACTGTAACTGCAATTTCCATGGGACCTGATAACGCAAAAGAAGTTTTAAGGGAAGCTCTTTCCATGGGTGCAGATAAAGCGTACTTAGTTACAGACAGAGCTTTTGGAGGATCTGATACCTATGCAACTAGTTATATTTTATCAAAAGCAATTGAAAAACTAGGGCCATTTGATTTTGTACTTGTAGGTAAACAGGCAATTGATGGAGATACAGGACAGACAGGTTCAAGTATTGCAGAACATTTGAAGATTTCCAGATTAAGTTATGTGCTTGATATTAAAATGGAAGGTCAAAAGTGTGTAGTAAAGCGTCAAGTAGAAGAAGGGGCTGAAATAGTTGAAACAAAACTTCCTGTTTTATGTACTTTGACAAAAGAAAGCAATAAACCAAGATATGCAACTATTAAGGGAAAAATTGACTCTTTAAAAGCAGAAATAGGAGAAATTCACTTAGATGATATTAAGGATATAGATACTACCAAAATAGGTCTTAAAGGTTCACCAACAAGAGTAAAAGCAACTTTTACACCAAAACGTCAGGCAAGTGGTGAGGTAATGAAAGTTGTAAATCCTGAAAAAACAGCAAAAGAGTTAGTTGGCAAGCTATTAGAAGCAAAATTAGTTTAA
- a CDS encoding acyl-CoA dehydrogenase family protein, whose protein sequence is MSLLYTKEQKELIALVKEMAENEIKPHVQELDEKGECPRELFKYAFDMGLHMLEIPEEYGGTGLSYETTAMIFEELAKIDAGYAITLVTTFVALRNVILSGTKEQGKYFADIIGKGNFAGFALTEPNAGSDPAGMRGTAVKDGDEYILNATKTFITNGALASVFVGIFKTNPEAGNKGISAFIVDANTLGITIGKHEDKMGLRLSNTTDVTFENVRVPASNMLGEEGSGFKLALNSLNLSRAFVATLAVGIMQRALDESVKYAKERKQFGKPIIKFQMVQQMLADMAIKIEASRALVNNTMKLMDNGNLVRKEGAITKAFVSDCAQEVTSNAVQIFGGYGYSKEYPVEKLMRDCKVFQIFEGANQIQRMTIAGALEKEYK, encoded by the coding sequence ATGAGCTTATTATATACAAAGGAACAAAAAGAATTAATTGCTCTTGTAAAAGAAATGGCAGAAAATGAAATCAAACCACATGTTCAGGAGCTGGATGAAAAAGGCGAATGTCCAAGAGAATTGTTTAAGTATGCTTTTGATATGGGACTTCATATGCTTGAGATTCCAGAAGAATATGGTGGAACAGGACTGAGCTACGAAACTACAGCCATGATTTTTGAAGAGCTTGCAAAGATAGATGCAGGATATGCAATTACACTTGTTACTACATTTGTTGCTTTGAGAAATGTAATTCTTTCTGGTACCAAAGAGCAGGGCAAATATTTTGCAGATATAATTGGAAAAGGAAATTTTGCGGGTTTCGCTCTTACAGAGCCAAATGCAGGTTCTGATCCTGCAGGAATGAGAGGAACAGCTGTAAAAGATGGTGATGAATATATATTGAACGCAACAAAAACGTTTATCACTAATGGTGCACTTGCTTCTGTGTTTGTAGGAATTTTTAAAACAAACCCTGAAGCAGGCAATAAAGGTATTTCAGCTTTTATAGTAGATGCAAATACACTAGGAATTACTATTGGAAAACATGAAGACAAAATGGGTCTTCGTTTATCAAATACTACAGATGTTACTTTTGAAAATGTAAGAGTTCCAGCTTCTAATATGCTTGGAGAGGAAGGATCAGGATTTAAACTTGCATTAAATTCTCTTAACTTATCTAGAGCCTTTGTTGCTACGTTAGCAGTAGGTATTATGCAGAGGGCTTTGGATGAATCTGTAAAGTATGCAAAAGAAAGAAAGCAGTTTGGCAAGCCTATAATTAAATTTCAAATGGTACAACAGATGCTTGCAGATATGGCAATAAAGATAGAAGCTTCCAGAGCACTTGTAAACAATACTATGAAGTTAATGGATAATGGAAATCTTGTTCGTAAAGAAGGTGCCATTACTAAAGCATTCGTATCTGATTGTGCACAGGAAGTTACGTCAAATGCAGTTCAAATTTTCGGTGGATATGGATACAGCAAAGAATATCCAGTTGAGAAGCTTATGAGAGATTGCAAGGTGTTCCAGATTTTTGAAGGAGCTAATCAGATTCAAAGAATGACAATAGCCGGTGCATTAGAAAAGGAATATAAGTAG